The genomic interval TCTCTGCTGGTCTCTGGTAAGAATATCCACAACCACAAACTACAATATAACCACCAATGTATTAATATTCATCTTCAGGGaccttttgaatatttttatatataccTAAATCTTTGAAATTGGCTGTTTGAATAGGTAATACTGcacttgacatttttgtgtCCCTTTCTTTAATCATTTTTGATGACATGAGTCATCGTAATTAAGGTTTAATCCCCAAGATTTATTTGGCTGTGCACATTTTCAGACCCACCTACAACATCTCTGAAGCTGCTGTCTCCATGGTTGGATGTGTTCGAAAACGAGACCGTGGAGTTGAAATGTGAAGTTGAGGGCTCTGACTGGTTGACGTTCACCTGGTACAAAAATCAGCAGAAGCTCCAGACGGACCTGGATGAAGACAGTCCATATCTCAATATTACTCAGGTCACTCAAACCGACCAAGGAGTCTATGCCTGCAAAGTTCAAATTGCCTTCAGGAATGTCATCTCCGAATTGAGCAACAACGCCACTGTCATAGTTTATGGTGAGATCCATACCCCCGTGCATTAGGGGTGTTATTAGGGGTGCATCCATTATCATAAAGCCGCTCTAATCAAGACAATCTGTCCATTACCCGCAAGTGACTACATAACATGTGGTTTGTTATATTGGGGAATATGCTGATTTGTTTTCAACTGGTACGACTCTTTTGATAAGTTAAATGTGAAGCTTTTAGCCAAAAGCAGCCTTAACTGAGCAACAAAAAGTGTAAAAGGTGGGATAACAGCTAGCATGGCTCTGTCCCGGACATTTGCGAACACGGCTAAACTTTAGAGTCTTGTTTGTTTAAGCTTCATGAAAAGCTACAATAAAATGATAGGCtttataaaataaactgttgtactGAATTGCCTTAGGAcgtacagtgtacagtatgacTGTATCACAAGCTTTGAGGTTCAGTGCGTGAAGCAGTAACAGTGCGTAAActgcctctctctttcagaaaacacaccaaaacCCACATTGAGCAAGGTCCCTGATTTTGCCCAAATGTATGTTGGAGAAAAGGTGAACTTCACTTGCAAAGTTGACGTGTCCTCTGGCTGGAACTATAAGTGGTACATCAATGGAACTTTGCTCCCATCGGCCACCAGCAAAACCATCACCAGTAGTCTTTCTGACGGAGGGAAATATTCGTGTAAGGCCACCAGAGGTGAAGAAACCTCAACCGCCCAAAGTGCGGAAATACAGCAAGATGTTCATGGTAGGTGAAATACAGCAAACAAGTATTATTTAAAGCATTGTCGTTTGGAAAAGGATCAAACTCTTCCTGCCAAAATGCTTCAATggagttgtctttttttgttgtcttgtctgACGCCTTCAAAAACCTTCCAAGCTGCCTTAAATTTAGTGAAACAGCATTTTGTGCCCATGTGTTGGTTCcgttattttattcatttcctgttgaaaCAGGATGTTGTGGTGTACCCTAATACGCACAGAGGGAAAGCTCAGAGGTCTGCAGTTTACATTATCTATGTAGCACTGGCATATCAATTTGACAAAAGATGTTTTCTGTAAGGGTCAAAGTGctattgtttgctttttaaatgacaattttTAAAGGTTAATACAACATATCACTGCATTCAGTCCAGCTTCTTTTTCTACCAAAAAGGCTTTCTGCTTCCTTCATGTTTATACTTGATTAtgttgtgttcttttgtttATCCTTTCTTCTCTAAACCCTATGAATAATCAGCGTTTTCATTGCAAAGATGATAACTCGAAGGGTATGTAAAGTGGCATatgtgtctttgtcttgttAGAAATTCCTCTTCCAGATTTGAAGCAAACGACCCAGTGGTTGGATGTGTTCCCCAGTGAGAGTGTGAAGTTGAGCTGTGACATGCAGCGCGGCTCTGACTGGACATATACATGGCGCAAAGACGGACAGAAGGTCCAGGCTGATGATATTGTGTCTTTTGACTCCAATGGAAAAACTCTCTCTATCAGTTCTGCTTCAGCTAAACATGCGGGACAATATAACTGTAACGGACACCTGCAGGGCAGGTCTGTCATTAGCAACTCGAGTCCTGAACTTACCCTCACGGTGTATggtgagtttttcttttaaatttgttctTTTATATCCATACAAGAACAAAAATGCTAGATTTGGGGAGAATCTTTTGAATGTCTAGGGAATGTTGTCTTTGTTTGAGGTGTCATCAACAAATTTGGGGGATCAGACCAAGGGGGTATGATCTATGTCtggtaacttttttttcaaactgaaaagagTGTAGTTTTACACACTGATGGCAACAGTATGTCTACCTACCCTCAGATAAGAAACCCAATATCGTGCTGACACAGGATCCAGGCTACAAGGTGATGTTCCCTGGGGAATCAGTCTCCTACAGCTGTCACCTCAATGTCTCCTCTGGATGGGAGTACCTGTACTACAAAGATCGTGATCAACTTGGTGTCTCTGGAATCACATATTCAATCAACTCTGTTGGGACAGCAAATAGAGGATCGTATACATGCCAAGCAAAAAGAGGCAAGACTCAGGTCTTCTTCAGCAGCCTGAGTCAGGTCATGCACCTTGAAGTTAAAGGCAAGTTCTGTTGACTTCCTGCTTTCCAGCTGTGTTCTGCAGTGCATCTGTGGTCAATGATGATCCCATTATCTGTGTGGTCAGATATTTTATGAACAGTAAAGAGCTCTATGACATAAAACATAGAGATAAATTTCTTCTGATTTTCTTGCATTTAGAGAAAAAGCCCAAGCCCTTGATGACGCAAGAGCCAAAGGCTGACAAAGTGTACGTTGGAGAGTCAGTGTCCTTCGTATGTGAAGTTGATGTCTCGTCTGGTTGGGAGTATCACTGGAGTAAGGATGGAATTGCACTCCATAGCAAcagcaatgtttttaaaattcgTGACGCCAGTTCATCAGACAACGGGAATTATGAGTGCGTGGCCAAAAGAGACAAATCAGCGTACCATACACTGAACAGCGATAGACGAAGCTTACAAATATCTGGTGAGTCAAAGAAGGCGTCGTGATGTGTATTCAGATGGGTGCTGCCCTAATCTGCAATCAAGATACAATCTCAGGGTATTTCTAAAGTGGCttatgtgtctttgtctttttagaAATTCCTGTTCCAGATTTGAAGCAAACGACCCAGTGGTTGGATGTGTTCCCCACCGAGAGTGTGAAGTTGAGCTGTGGGATGGCGGTCAGCTCTGACTGGACATATACATGGCACAAAGACGGACAGAGGGTCCGGCCTGATGACACTGTGTCTTTTGGCACAAATGGCACAACTCTTTCCATCACTTCCGCTTCGGCTAAACATGCAGGACAATATAAGTGCTCAGGAAGACTCAACAACAGGCCTGTCAACAGCCCCATCACTTCTGGACTGACACTCAGTATTTATGGTGAGATCTTATttttatacacttttttttaaaccaattcTAGCGAAACAATTTAAAcaattaatttgatttcatttatttatttattataacaaAAGATAGATCACAAGAGTAATACCTGTTTTGTTCAAACTGAAGCTGTATAGTCGTGAGCGATATTTTGTATTCTATTTCTTCatgtaaactgaaaaaagaaggCTTTTCGAgcgataaaaaaatgaatcaggcAATACATATAAACTAGTCATAGGCCAGCTTTTCCTTACAGTGGGCTGTACAGTCTGATCTACATTTAAATGCTATCATACTAATAGCAATAGCAATATTATCATCACCCCTCAGACACAAAACCCAGAGTCACACTGCTGCGGAAACCCGAGTACGACGTGATGCACACTGGAGATCCAGTCTCCTTCAGCTGTCACATCAATGTCTCCTCTGGATGGGAGTACCTGTGGTACAAAGACGGCTCTCCACTTGCCGAATCTGAAAAAACTCGCAACATCAGTTCTGTTACGATGAAACACACTGGATCATACACATGCCGAGTCAAAAGAGGACGGAACGCGGTGTTCCAGTCAGACCCGAGTCAGACTGTAAGACTCGACATCCAGGGTAAGGTTTTATTGAATtcctcctttccctttttttttatttttttcaatgtgtgcatgtgtgtgtttatcaccgtttttttattgtgtttgctgcagagcGCCCACAGGCCAACATAATCCTGTTGACTGGCTGGTCAGAGGTCTTCTCCACGGACAGCCTGGCGCTCAGATGTGAGGTGCAGGAGAGCCAGGAGATGTGGAACTACACATGGTAATCAGATGCAATAACACCAAGTAATACTACAGAAGAGAGTTTGCTGAAATGCAACAGCAATGCAGAAAATTAAACATACGATATTCCAACAGGTTCAGAGAAGGACAACCCATCGATCTGCCGCCATCAAAGAGACATGTGGTCACACCCCAGAATGACCCAGAACAGAGCCTGTACACCTGCCGTGGAATTAGCACCGGGAGACCGTCCTATTCAAAACTCAGTGAATCTTTCAAGACCAAGAACCTTCGTGAGTACAAGTTAAGTCTGGACGTTATGAGATTTTACCCAAGAAATATTCTTTCTCACTCCCGATCtctttctgtattttaaaaattgcaGTTTTGAAGAGGAGGGTGCTTCTTTCCATCTCTGGCTGTCTCTTCTTTGGCCTCATTGCCGTTTTCCTTGGATGCATTATCCTCAGAATCCTTCACAAACCAGGTGCTACCTCAGTTTGGGACTTTCTGAATGCACGTGTTGAAAGCAGGATTCTAAATATCTGCATAATTAAAGCGGCTACAATCgatttttgtcaaaaatgtggTCCCTTGTACAGATGAACCTACGGAGAATATTCACCCAAATTCACTCATTGTTTACCTGGTCACCCCCCCAATTTTAGGAGTAGGTTGACTTAAAgagcataaatattaaatgtttgcCAGGTGACCAGACACACAGCTCCAAATGAATAATGTTGCTCTGTAATGCTGGATGTGTGAATAAGGAGCTGTATGCTGAACTATTCATGTGAATTTCatcacagaataaaaaagaaaagccagtaACCTCTTATATTTTCGTCTCATGTAGCTCGTAATGAAGACATGCTGGAAGAGGAAAACCTGTTTCTCACCATGGCTCAGCTGAAGGACCGTACTGGTACGCTGACACCACCTCTCATGGCTTGTGGTTTCTGGTCGGCATTTCCACATATGCTGCGGATGCCGCCCCACCAGTGACTCATATTTGTGCTATTTGAATTTGCTGTCAGTGAAACCATCTGCAGATATTTTTAAGTTTGTTAAAAgttctttcctctttcctgcAGATGCACCAAATCCACTGGTTGAGTACATCACTGATGAGGCACTGAATGCATCATCTAAAGGTaaataagacaaacaaaaaaaacatttatggaaAAGAGGGCTGTAATTGATTTATCAGCTGATTATTTCTCAATTCATTGATTTTGTTGGGTTTATAAAAGGTcagaaaagagtgaaaagtcCATCCCATTTTCCCAGAACAGTTAAAaagtcatgttttgtttgaccAGGTCTTCCAGACCCAAATATATTCCATTTAACAAAAGattaagaaaacataaaaaatagtCACACATAACAGGCTGTAAGCCGGGATATTTTTTTAGGCAAAGGTAATTAGACAAGTATTTGATCACCATTGTAGTTGCTGATAAATATCCTGTCAAACGACTGATAAATAATCTGAAACaaataattgtttcagctctattACTGTATAAGATTTgtgaagtaattttttttttaacaatgtgacCTGCAGAAGCGGATGAGAATGGCACGATTTTCAGTGAAACAACAGCACTACCCATAAGCACACCGGAGGACCAAGGTATTATTATCCAATAAAGTATTTTCTCTATAACTATTGGTTCAGCGCCAGCTTCTCTATATGACTAGGACACAATGTAACGATCCACATCACGCTCTTTATGTCTTTCTAGCTGCGACGACTGAGGGCGATGGTACAGAAGAGGACATGGGTGGGCTGATTTCCTTCAAACAATGAGTCACTGAAGATGTATTCATATCAATGTAGCAAACAATTATCAATAGATTGAAAGAATTGCCATAGAGCTGTGAGGCCTTAATGGTCATTATgaaccagagaaaaaaaagcaaatgtttgaaTGTATGAAATCTGGACAGTCACTTTTGTACAATGCTTATCACcagcaggtgaaaaaaacaaccatagGACATCATAGGGTATTTAAGATTCAGCTTGTCTGGCTGAGCTCTACCTAGTGAGACTTTCAGCCTcatttgtgctttaaaaaaagattgtttttgctttatttgaCAAAGGTGAGATTTAAAGGTCATTTGTTATCCCGCAAATTTGCTATCCTGCCATAAACTGTGTGGACAGCTGAACATTTTGACTTGCCTGCAGTATTAGATACAATGAAATGTCTATTCATTGAGATTCATCCTCTCAGTAGTGTTGGCACCAAATGTAATGGTAATCAATCAAAACATGGAGGAGATATTGCACAGTGGAGAAATGGACACGTCATATTTGCAATACTACCGTGTATAGATTTTACTTGGTTGCACGGAAATGGTGgtaattgtacatttttttaaactgactaATTGTTGTATTGGTGAATTGACTGTCAAAGGcaatgttaaaatatgaaacattatttatatgatAAGAATCAATAATACACAGTGGTAGCTTTCAGTGACTGCATGTATTGTAAATAATGTGATAATCTGCGGTATAATTTATCACTCCTTCCTCAACTACTATTGCAATTCTCAGAACAAACAGTTGGTGTCAGTAGATATAAGTTAACCTTCTCGCAACATGTAACAGATGATTCAGCAGTGAATGTTATTGCTCTGCTCTCCTGAAGCAGCCAGTTGGATACTGTATATGACACATTTGTGAAGCAATTCAAGCATTGTTGTCTCCCTATACgaaattatcaaaataaaaaatacaaaacattgcCGTGAGAGTTCATTCAAACTAATATCGATCGATTTGCACCAATCTGATCATGTGACAGCAAGAAACTGATTTGGGGTTCAGTCGGTGTGGAGATCTTGTGCACCTGCAACACATACGAGAAAGGACAAAAGACACGAGGGAAACAGAGTGAATATCCAGGGCAACCTTTGAATCAAAGCATGTGGACTCACACTGCAAACTCACAGACTCACATCTACTTGAGGATGTCAGCCAGTTTCTCCACGTAGTACTCGTAGTTCTCCTGACAATCCTCCCAGGGCGCGAAGgtctcctcgtccttctccacATACGTCTCCCAAACGTGCACAAAGTCAGACGGCTTCATCATCCGCAGCTTGCAGCCGGCGCTCGCCAGGGCCCGGAGCCCCTCGACCATCTCGGGCTCCTCCCACTCAAAGAGACGGGAGCAGAATATGCAGAGACGGAGCTTTTTGCGCTGCTGGAGGATGCTGGCCAGCTTGGCTGCACACGCCACACAGGGACTGGACGAGACGTACCACGTGACGTCGTACTCCTGGGAGGCGTTGGGCAGCACCTGGGGAGGAAaggtaaaaaagtaaaacaaccaGTTCCCTCGTGGGGGTTCTACACTACAGATGAGTATAAGGGCCaggcattagaaaaaaaaataagggggaatatttgttttatttatttaacatttcgagattaaagtcgaaatagccctaaacgagCGTGTCGTGGTACCCGTTCAGCCAAATTTAACACAGCCACattaactaacgttagcaaagctacgctagcttcggtgactgcacgcctctcaaaattcattcacGGCTGTTTGCAATTGAACGATACCGTGTCGGGACACAagttgacgttcatgtgcaaaacACCCGTTGTCCCGCATCGTGTCTTCTGGATTCAGCCTCTCGATAATGATATGGCATCTtaacaacttggttagcagctagcgttagcgggcaaactggctagcaaaacatccacatccggttgtttggtgccGTTGAAAAGTGtcttccgggtcacaattttttcgacttcattctcgacatttcaagTTCATTCTGGAAATGTAAGATTAAATGTAAGattttttcttatgcctggccgCAATACTCTTCCGTGCTGCACTGAGAACAGCTGATGTGTGTCGATTACCTGTTGAAAGAAGGCTTCTTCCGCATGAGCTGTGGCATGTTCATCCTCCATGTAACCTTTCAGGGGCTcggtgctgccccctgctgtatCCACTCTGAAGCACAGCAGGGTTTTGTTCCTCCCTGACGAGTATTCCACATTCCTGAACTGAAACTTGAAGTAAAACGTGCCCATCTGTTCCCTGGTGGACGGCAAAAGTGAGAGTTTTCCCTTTAAAATCTAACGTCCGGTAGTCCATTTTCTCTTCCATGAACATGAACACTTTGTTAAATGGCACCCACTGTCATCATCAATCAACAATGCTTTCAGAGTAATTTGGCACCTTTCGAATGGCGCGTGACAGTGTAAACGGAAATGCCTTTCCTGGTGAAATGGTATTCACTTCTGTGCCTCACTGAAGCACAGTCATTCACTTTactattcattttttcaagCACTCAAGACTGTATGACACAGTAAGACTTTGGTGACATAGTAAATCTAATATAAATTGATCAGCCAATGAGTAAATGGGCATTTCTAAAAATATGTTATTGGCCTCAAAATCATCCCATAAACTCTGGATCATGATTCAGCCACAAAACACAATCCCATCCTGCCTTTGTTCATTATGCCATTGTTATGTTGTGCATGAATAGCCAGATGGATTACACAAATAGATCTCTTGTAGCTTTGATATCAAACAGCTAATACTCAAAGGTAATAGAACGGAGAGCAGATGTTCGGCGGACTGATGGCGCCTGTGTCGGCTCTGTGACTCATCCCTATTCTTACCGCTGGATTATTATGGAGGGCAGGTGCAAGTAATTTGTATCTGTcctcatttaaaatcaaaaagagaacaaatgaCCAATAGAAAGACAGAATACAAAAACTACTTCACCTACAGAAGGAAATAACCCAAAAGTGGTTGTGTTGAGTCTAACTCATGTGctgtatgtattaaatgttaccCACCCTGTGACAATCTCAAACGGTGGCAGCTCTATGGGCTGAAACTCTCCTTTGTCTTCACCATTTGCCACCTCAGCTCCGGcttccgccgccgccgccgctgctgcctctCCACTTTCCCCATTCGTCTTCTCTTTGTTCGTCTTCGGCTCCTCGGGTGTCGTCTCCGGCTTCTTCACAACTTTGTCGGGCTTTTTCACGgtcttctccttccccttctccttgtctttgtccttctcctcatttgctttgttttctaccttcttctctttcttcttagCACTGGACCGGCTGTTTCTGTCAGCCATGGTTTTGTGCAAATGGGGGACAGGGTTAtatcaagagagagagggggaagaacagagtaggagacagaaagagagttAGTGAAGGTGGAGTGATAACCCTagtgcatttacaaaaatagAACCCATTGTGCTCCGTGGTCGGAGTCACAGCCTGTGAATGTCTGGCCGGCGCAGGGGTAGGTGGCTCAGTTAACGCAACCCCCTCTCTCCGTGCCCTCGCTGCTAAAAGGCCAAACACAAGATTAAGTGCCAACGAACAGCATGGAGAAAGTAGGGCAAGGTAGGTCTTACGTTTCCCCTAGCCTTTCTTCTCGCCACTTTATGccatgtaaagaaaagaaagaacaatatCTGTGTATCAATGTATACCTAACGCACAACGAGAGGCAGCCCTTTAATCCATCAGGCTTTACCTGTCAACAGGCCAGCAACAGGCAGGTTATTAATAACGGTGCTTGGtcttgtgtgcgtctgtgtgtacGGGGGTAACCATGCAGGGCTCTCCTGATACTGAACACCAGGTTTGGTCATGCCAGCACTTATGTCCCCGGCCCTCAGCGAAGCACAGCTAAAGGGCACCCCAGAAACGGAGAGATAGGGTGCTGAGCAGTGCAAAACAAGTGCAGACACACAACGTGTAAGGAGAGAGTATCGGCCTCTGTGCCACCGCGAGGACTGCAGTGAGCGTAGTGTGGCCCAGCGATGCATGTGCCCAAGAACAATCAATCTATGAAATCACCCTGCATCGATATGGCCCTCTGCTGAGGCCAttgtgtggggggaggggacATTGGTTTagtcagagtgtgtgtatgtttttgtgtcggtgtgtgtgtccatttgcAGACAGAAAATGGCTTTCTGCACTGCAGATGTAATAACTTGAGTCTTGAGGcatgagggagggaaggagggggcaGTTCAATTACaatttccttccctccctctgtctcactcGATGCCAAGTAATTCATTTCAGAGGCAATTACCAATAGGACTACAGCCTGCTCTTCTAACTCGAATAGATGAGCTGTcacagccgtgtgtgtgtgtgtgtgtgtgtgtgtgtgttttagagagGGATAGTCTTCAAGCTGCTCCACATACgctcacaaacaacaacacacccacagggatgagcaaaaacaaagacaaacacgccGACACTCCCACTCTCCGATATCTTGCAACACATCTAAATCCACAGAGACACCCCGAGGCGATAATCATTAAGATCACAGCAATCTTTGATAATTAAGATCTATGAGGGAACTCTCACTGTATGTCACACAGATTAACACACTTGCTCCGAAGTGGTTAGAGCACTGGGATGAAGCTGTGTCGCAgtcagtgaagaagaagaagaaaaaaaagatgtaatcTTAGTGACGCTCCCTTATCATCACATCATTACAATTATTTCACTCATCTTCAAATTGATTAATGCTGTGGtccaaattgtgtgtgtgtcccttctGGTGTTGCATTAGAGAACCAGGCTACAAGCAGCTacaattatttttctgaaatttaATTCTAAGTGCTCTATCAATTCTGTGAGCCTCGTTggctgtgagaaaaaagaacGTGAAGGATGTGCCTGCTGACTCACATCTCACTGTAATGGAATTACTTGCAATTGCCCGGCCTCCTCACTGGCGCAGGCCAGAGTAACAGAGTCCCTGAAtgaagggaaacacacacacacacggcaacaTTCACGGCTTCTCCTTCAAAGCGAGGCCCCAGCAAAGTGGTTTCAAAAATATTCCGGCGAGGTCAGACAAAGCAAAGGCCTCTGTCACGCCACGTGCACTCACCCTCTGCTCACCTTGTGGGGCAGCATCAGGGTCAAACCCATTTCAACTGCTCGAATTTCCGACATAGATTTGGACATTATATTggaaacaggggggggggggggcttacaaATGGTTCATTGAAAGTGAAATGGAATTGACCTCCACTCCGACAGAACACACTTGGAGTTAATAAGGgaagtgaaatataaatgaattagGGTCAAATAATTATAAATGTGGAGCAGATGGAAGCTTTTCTCCACTGGATCAAAAATTGGTGTGGTTGTgactcacacatgcactcacatcTGCAAAATTTTCTTCAGGGATTGAAACCCATTTATTATTGTGTCCTAATGATACGGTATACATACAAAGAAAATGGAGGGGATGACACAACATTTACCTGCTGATGCTTTTCCTTCAAAACAACATCAAATGAATTAGTCACAACCTTGATTATTGTTCATCAATATAAACCATATGCCACAGTATGCAATAATAGACCATTTAGTTATTATTGGTATATTAGTTTTGGCTGGTTCAGACTCAACCTgtgatttggggggggggggttgtgtttgtCTTAAGACCCTGATCAGGAGAAGACCATGTCAAAGTATATACTTTGTACTGATCTGCTTCTAGTCCCCTTGGTCCGCAGCATGTGATATAATAGTCTGAATGCAGGCTGCATGGTCAACAGACCCATACTGAAGTCTGGAAAACTCTTCTAAACTGAGCCTCTGTACTGAATTTCTGGTTATGTCACACAATCTCAGTGGCGTGCAACgactgtgttgtgttgctaGCTCTGTTTTCTCAGAGGGGAACAGAGGTTGGTATCCAGGAAGTGACGTAACTGAAGGTACAAAGCCTTGAGTTGCTGTTtatctaaaataaatattggaCTCTTATGTCTAAGTCCATAACAATCTGTAGTTTGCTTTGAGGTGGATGAGCGTCTCCAGGTTCTTTGGTAGAATGCGGCCTCTCTCTGGCCGCAGGCAGCGCTCGGCAGTAGTGAAAATATT from Scophthalmus maximus strain ysfricsl-2021 chromosome 3, ASM2237912v1, whole genome shotgun sequence carries:
- the LOC118316685 gene encoding titin isoform X1, which produces MWLIKVFGVIYFTAVCAAQYPPNVTSMPISPTTDVPESMEPSYYLPTTIYEPPVPSLQLQSDWLDVFPSEKVKFICEISGSSDWTISWHRNNQSQDADPNVSFSADGSVLTITAETQMYSGSYFCKGHHKAKAVSTQSSNSLELKVFANKPKPTVSRKPNFDKMFLGESVTFTCAAGDFSGWEYLWYHDGKEIQAPKTDVYTIDSVDHSYSGEYSCKAKRGKGPFYTEESETRSLLVSDPPTTSLKLLSPWLDVFENETVELKCEVEGSDWLTFTWYKNQQKLQTDLDEDSPYLNITQVTQTDQGVYACKVQIAFRNVISELSNNATVIVYENTPKPTLSKVPDFAQMYVGEKVNFTCKVDVSSGWNYKWYINGTLLPSATSKTITSSLSDGGKYSCKATRGEETSTAQSAEIQQDVHEIPLPDLKQTTQWLDVFPSESVKLSCDMQRGSDWTYTWRKDGQKVQADDIVSFDSNGKTLSISSASAKHAGQYNCNGHLQGRSVISNSSPELTLTVYDKKPNIVLTQDPGYKVMFPGESVSYSCHLNVSSGWEYLYYKDRDQLGVSGITYSINSVGTANRGSYTCQAKRGKTQVFFSSLSQVMHLEVKEKKPKPLMTQEPKADKVYVGESVSFVCEVDVSSGWEYHWSKDGIALHSNSNVFKIRDASSSDNGNYECVAKRDKSAYHTLNSDRRSLQISEIPVPDLKQTTQWLDVFPTESVKLSCGMAVSSDWTYTWHKDGQRVRPDDTVSFGTNGTTLSITSASAKHAGQYKCSGRLNNRPVNSPITSGLTLSIYDTKPRVTLLRKPEYDVMHTGDPVSFSCHINVSSGWEYLWYKDGSPLAESEKTRNISSVTMKHTGSYTCRVKRGRNAVFQSDPSQTVRLDIQERPQANIILLTGWSEVFSTDSLALRCEVQESQEMWNYTWFREGQPIDLPPSKRHVVTPQNDPEQSLYTCRGISTGRPSYSKLSESFKTKNLLLKRRVLLSISGCLFFGLIAVFLGCIILRILHKPARNEDMLEEENLFLTMAQLKDRTDAPNPLVEYITDEALNASSKEADENGTIFSETTALPISTPEDQAATTEGDGTEEDMGGLISFKQ
- the LOC118316685 gene encoding basement membrane-specific heparan sulfate proteoglycan core protein isoform X2, whose protein sequence is MWLIKVFGVIYFTAVCAAQYPPNVTSMPISPTTDVPESMEPSYYLPTTIYEPPVPSLQLQSDWLDVFPSEKVKFICEISGSSDWTISWHRNNQSQDADPNVSFSADGSVLTITAETQMYSGSYFCKGHHKAKAVSTQSSNSLELKVFANKPKPTVSRKPNFDKMFLGESVTFTCAAGDFSGWEYLWYHDGKEIQAPKTDVYTIDSVDHSYSGEYSCKAKRGKGPFYTEESETRSLLVSDPPTTSLKLLSPWLDVFENETVELKCEVEGSDWLTFTWYKNQQKLQTDLDEDSPYLNITQVTQTDQGVYACKVQIAFRNVISELSNNATVIVYENTPKPTLSKVPDFAQMYVGEKVNFTCKVDVSSGWNYKWYINGTLLPSATSKTITSSLSDGGKYSCKATRGEETSTAQSAEIQQDVHEIPVPDLKQTTQWLDVFPTESVKLSCGMAVSSDWTYTWHKDGQRVRPDDTVSFGTNGTTLSITSASAKHAGQYKCSGRLNNRPVNSPITSGLTLSIYDTKPRVTLLRKPEYDVMHTGDPVSFSCHINVSSGWEYLWYKDGSPLAESEKTRNISSVTMKHTGSYTCRVKRGRNAVFQSDPSQTVRLDIQERPQANIILLTGWSEVFSTDSLALRCEVQESQEMWNYTWFREGQPIDLPPSKRHVVTPQNDPEQSLYTCRGISTGRPSYSKLSESFKTKNLLLKRRVLLSISGCLFFGLIAVFLGCIILRILHKPARNEDMLEEENLFLTMAQLKDRTDAPNPLVEYITDEALNASSKEADENGTIFSETTALPISTPEDQAATTEGDGTEEDMGGLISFKQ
- the apobec2b gene encoding C->U-editing enzyme APOBEC-2b, producing the protein MADRNSRSSAKKKEKKVENKANEEKDKDKEKGKEKTVKKPDKVVKKPETTPEEPKTNKEKTNGESGEAAAAAAAEAGAEVANGEDKGEFQPIELPPFEIVTGEQMGTFYFKFQFRNVEYSSGRNKTLLCFRVDTAGGSTEPLKGYMEDEHATAHAEEAFFQQVLPNASQEYDVTWYVSSSPCVACAAKLASILQQRKKLRLCIFCSRLFEWEEPEMVEGLRALASAGCKLRMMKPSDFVHVWETYVEKDEETFAPWEDCQENYEYYVEKLADILK